The proteins below are encoded in one region of Juglans microcarpa x Juglans regia isolate MS1-56 chromosome 4D, Jm3101_v1.0, whole genome shotgun sequence:
- the LOC121261484 gene encoding double-stranded RNA-binding protein 2-like codes for MYKNQLQELAQRSCFNLPSYSCIREGPDHAPRFKATVNFNGDTFESPTFCSTLRQAEHAAAEVALNTLANRGPSRALAARVLDETGVYKNLLQETAHRAGLKLPVYTTVRSGPGHVPTFSCTVELAGMSFTGEPARTKKQAQKNAAMAAWSSLRKLSQSHSSSPTSPSLESKANEEQEQVTIARVLASLQPSESNRPAENYQRHVHQRSTPILWESTQQTPSLYHMQCQNWAYFPEMAMYQIWQQEQLLQQQSRLLALTVPAATTSVPQIYPLMQSFFQPDQCLYFPGREPESIQMSPRITIAASGPSFCFSNHLVPSSIRSSSTVTIQEIQEEKPEESSKYSSSGVSKPPSFSNNNIAEPQILEIIQEDDKQNLSGIDGKMKSLQLEGNQRGQFGRASHRSVDSIFKPVELQLRNPCIDSSRPNLRPQYPPRASSHRNFRPPSSVAAPTKIRTMHPTASMEVRPQNMASLGAAPPRMRTAGPSCSTRPSERFNLGEVYPAFMAPAVRIRSVVPVCSAPPLRKMPNSGNDAVSPNTESKI; via the exons ATGTATAAGAACCAATTGCAAGAGTTGGCTCAGAGAAGCTGCTTTAACCTGCCATCTTATTCATGCATCCGTGAGGGACCAGATCATGCTCCTCGATTTAAAGCTACTGTCAACTTTAATGGAGACACTTTTGAGAGCCCTACCTTCTGTTCTACTCTAAGGCAGGCAGAACATGCTGCGGCTGAGGTAGCTCTAAACACACTTGCAAACAGAGGCCCTTCTAGAGCATTGGCTGCAAGAGTTCTG GATGAAACAGGAGTTTATAAGAATTTGCTTCAGGAGACTGCTCACCGAGCTGGGTTAAAACTTCCCGTTTATACCACTGTTCGATCCGGACCAGGCCATGTTCCCACTTTCTCATGCACAGTCGAGCTTGCAGGAATGAGCTTTACAGGTGAACCAGCTAGGACCAAGAAACAAGCTCAGAAAAATGCTGCCATGGCTGCTTGGTCTTCCTTGAGAAAAT TATCTCAAAGTCACTCATCATCTCCCACTTCTCCTTCACTGGAGTCTAAAGCCAATGAAGAACAGGAACAAGTGACCATTGCTCGTGTCCTTGCAAGTTTACAACCATCGGAGTCGAATAGACCTGCAGAAAATTATCAGAGGCATGTTCACCAAAGATCCACTCCCATCTTATGGGAATCAACCCAGCAAACCCCAAGCTTATACCATATGCAATGCCAGAACTGGGCATACTTCCCTGAAATGGCCATGTACCAAATCTGGCAGCAAGAACAATTGTTACAGCAGCAAAGCCGCCTGTTGGCACTTACAGTTCCAGCAGCTACTACATCAGTTCCTCAGATTTATCCATTGATGCAATCTTTTTTCCAGCCAGACCAGTGCCTGTATTTTCCAGGAAGGGAACCGGAGTCAATCCAGATGAGCCCCAGGATTACAATTGCTGCGTCAGGCCCATCATTCTGCTTCTCAAACCATTTGGTTCCTAGTTCAATCAGGAGCAGTTCTACAGTGACTATTCAAGAGATACAGGAGGAGAAACCAGAAGAATCATCCAAGTACTCTTCATCTGGAGTTTCCAAACCCCCTAGTTTTAGCAACAATAACATTGCTGAACCACAAATCCTGGAAATAATCCAGGAGGATGACAAGCAGAACCTTAGTGGAATAGACGGGAAAATGAAAAGTCTTCAGTTAGAAGGGAACCAGAGAGGACAATTTGGGCGGGCTTCTCATAGGAGCGTAGATTCCATATTTAAGCCAGTTGAGTTACAATTACGGAACCCTTGTATTGATTCTTCTCGGCCAAATCTCAGACCCCAATATCCTCCAAGAGCAAGTTCCCACAGAAATTTCAGACCACCTTCATCTGTAGCTGCTCCCACCAAGATCCGAACTATGCACCCCACTGCATCAATGGAGGTCAGACCTCAAAATATGGCATCACTTGGAGCTGCTCCACCAAGAATGAGAACTGCAGGTCCTTCATGTTCAACCAGGCCATCTGAAAGATTTAACCTTGGAGAAGTATATCCTGCTTTCATGGCACCAGCTGTTCGAATTAGATCAGTTGTGCCCGTTTGTTCAGCTCCACCATTGAGAAAGATGCCAAATTCCGGCAATGATGCAGTGTCGCCAAACACAGAAAGCAAGATTTAG